A genomic window from Gymnodinialimonas ceratoperidinii includes:
- a CDS encoding VOC family protein yields the protein MSQDAHPPIDYIEFTSPELEKTQAFFSEAFGWSYIDYGPDYRDIQGAGLGGGIVRGDLRPPLPVLKADDLEAMLARVKAAGAEITKEIFSFPGGRRFQFREPGGTEMAVWSAPEAEA from the coding sequence ATGTCTCAAGATGCCCACCCCCCGATCGACTATATCGAGTTCACCTCGCCCGAGCTGGAGAAGACACAAGCCTTCTTCTCGGAAGCCTTCGGGTGGAGCTACATCGACTACGGGCCCGACTACAGGGACATTCAAGGCGCCGGTCTGGGCGGCGGGATCGTGCGGGGCGATCTGCGCCCGCCGCTACCGGTTCTGAAAGCCGATGATCTGGAAGCCATGCTGGCGCGGGTCAAAGCCGCGGGCGCCGAGATCACGAAAGAGATCTTCAGCTTTCCCGGCGGTCGTCGGTTCCAGTTCCGCGAACCCGGCGGCACCGAGATGGCCGTATGGAGCGCACCGGAGGCAGAGGCTTAG
- the rpoC gene encoding DNA-directed RNA polymerase subunit beta', producing MNQELTNNPFNPLTPPKAFDEIKVSLASPERILSWSYGEIKKPETINYRTFKPERDGLFCARIFGPIKDYECLCGKYKRMKYRGVVCEKCGVEVTLQKVRRERMGHIELAAPVAHIWFLKSLPSRIGLMLDMTLRDLERILYFENYVVIEPGLTDLQYGQLMGEEEYMDAQDAYGADAFQANIGAEAIREMLSQIDLENEANQLREDLKEATGELKPKKIIKRLKIVESFLESGNRPEWMVMTVVPVIPPELRPLVPLDGGRFATSDLNDLYRRVINRNNRLKRLIELRAPDIIIRNEKRMLQESVDALFDNGRRGRVITGANKRPLKSLSDMLKGKQGRFRQNLLGKRVDFSGRSVIVTGPELKLHQCGLPKKMALELFKPFIYSRLEAKGLSSTVKQAKKLVEKERPEVWDILDEVIREHPVLLNRAPTLHRLGIQAFEPVLIEGKAIQLHPLVCSAFNADFDGDQMAVHVPLSLEAQLEARVLMMSTNNVLSPANGAPIIVPSQDMILGLYYVTLAREGMKGEGMMFADVDEVRHALDAGEIHLHSKITARLTQIDEEGNEYMKRFETTPGRVLLGALLPLNAKAPFDLVNRLLRKKEVQQVIDTVYRYCGQKESVIFCDQIMTMGFREAFKAGISFGKDDMVIPDTKWELVDEARDQVKEFEQQYMDGLITQGEKYNKVIDSWSKVNDKVTDAMMGTISASKRDEAGAEMEPNSVYMMAHSGARGSVTQMKQLGGMRGLMAKPNGEIIETPIISNFKEGLTVLEYFNSTHGARKGLSDTALKTANSGYLTRRLVDVAQDCIVRLDDCGTENTIKAEAAVNDGEVVASLAERILGRTAGEDVFIPGTEEIIVSKGELIDERKADAVEAAGVTTMQMRSPLTCEAEEGVCATCYGRDLARGTKVNTGEAVGIIAAQSIGEPGTQLTMRTFHIGGVAQGGQQSFQEVNVDGKVEFRNANLLKNAAGESVVMGRNMVLAILDEQGSERASFKLGYGTNVLVEDGAMVSRGDRLFEWDPYTLPIIAEAAGTAKFVDLISGISIRDETDDATGMTQKIVSDWRTAPKGNELKPEIIIADDDGEPMRNEQGNPVIYTMSVDAILSIEEGQAIKAGDVIARIPREGAKTKDITGGLPRVAELFEARRPKDHAIIAEIDGYVKFGRDFKNKRRIGIVPADESLEPVEYMVPKGKHIPVAEGDFVQVGDYIMDGNPAPHDILAVLGVEALADYMIAEVQDVYRLQGVKINDKHIEVIVRQMLQKWEIQDSGETTLLKGEHVDKAEFVAANEKAVRDGRRPAQGEPILLGITKASLQTRSFISAASFQETTRVLTEASVQGKRDKLVGLKENVIVGRLIPAGTGGATQEVERIAKSRDQKVVDAAQAEAEAAAALAAPVEEEPTPEGDTAE from the coding sequence ATGAACCAGGAACTTACAAACAACCCGTTCAACCCGCTGACGCCGCCCAAGGCATTCGACGAGATCAAGGTCTCGCTCGCCTCGCCCGAGCGCATCCTCAGCTGGTCCTACGGGGAGATCAAGAAGCCCGAGACGATCAACTACCGCACGTTCAAGCCCGAGCGTGACGGCCTGTTCTGTGCTCGTATCTTCGGGCCGATCAAGGACTACGAATGCCTTTGCGGCAAATACAAGCGGATGAAGTATCGCGGCGTTGTCTGCGAGAAATGCGGTGTGGAAGTCACGCTGCAGAAGGTCCGCCGCGAGCGCATGGGCCACATCGAACTGGCGGCTCCCGTCGCGCACATCTGGTTCCTCAAGTCGCTGCCGTCGCGCATCGGCCTGATGCTGGACATGACCCTGCGTGACCTCGAGCGGATCCTCTACTTCGAGAACTACGTGGTGATCGAGCCCGGCCTCACCGACCTGCAATACGGTCAGCTGATGGGCGAAGAGGAATACATGGACGCCCAGGACGCCTACGGCGCCGACGCGTTCCAGGCCAACATTGGTGCGGAAGCGATCCGCGAGATGCTGTCCCAGATCGACCTCGAGAACGAGGCCAACCAGCTGCGCGAGGACCTCAAGGAGGCCACCGGCGAGCTGAAGCCGAAAAAGATCATCAAGCGTCTGAAGATCGTCGAATCCTTCCTCGAGTCGGGCAACCGCCCCGAGTGGATGGTCATGACCGTCGTTCCGGTCATTCCGCCAGAGCTGCGCCCGCTGGTGCCGCTGGACGGTGGCCGTTTCGCGACCTCCGACCTCAACGACCTGTATCGTCGGGTGATCAACCGCAACAACCGCCTCAAGCGCCTGATCGAGCTGCGCGCGCCGGACATCATCATCCGCAACGAAAAGCGGATGCTGCAGGAATCCGTCGACGCTCTGTTCGACAACGGCCGTCGTGGCCGGGTCATCACCGGTGCCAACAAGCGTCCGCTGAAATCGCTCAGCGACATGCTGAAGGGCAAGCAGGGCCGCTTCCGTCAGAACCTTCTGGGTAAGCGCGTCGACTTCTCGGGGCGTTCGGTCATCGTGACCGGCCCCGAGCTGAAGCTGCACCAGTGCGGCCTGCCGAAGAAGATGGCGCTGGAGCTGTTCAAGCCGTTCATCTACTCGCGCCTTGAGGCCAAGGGCCTGTCTTCCACCGTGAAGCAAGCCAAGAAGCTGGTCGAGAAAGAGCGTCCCGAGGTCTGGGATATCCTCGACGAGGTCATCCGTGAGCATCCGGTTCTGCTGAACCGCGCGCCCACGCTGCACCGTCTTGGCATTCAGGCGTTCGAGCCCGTTCTGATCGAAGGCAAGGCGATCCAGCTTCATCCGCTGGTCTGCTCGGCGTTCAACGCGGACTTCGACGGCGACCAGATGGCCGTGCACGTCCCGCTGTCGCTGGAAGCGCAGCTGGAAGCGCGCGTCCTGATGATGTCGACGAACAACGTTCTGTCGCCCGCCAACGGCGCGCCGATCATCGTTCCGTCGCAGGACATGATCCTCGGCCTCTACTACGTCACCCTTGCCCGTGAAGGCATGAAGGGCGAAGGCATGATGTTTGCCGACGTGGACGAGGTGCGTCACGCGCTGGATGCCGGTGAAATCCACCTGCACTCCAAGATCACCGCGCGCCTCACGCAGATCGACGAGGAAGGCAACGAGTACATGAAGCGGTTCGAGACCACACCCGGTCGCGTCCTGCTTGGTGCCCTGCTGCCGCTGAATGCGAAGGCACCTTTCGATCTGGTGAACCGTCTTCTCCGGAAGAAGGAAGTTCAGCAGGTCATCGACACCGTCTACCGCTATTGCGGTCAGAAGGAGTCGGTCATTTTCTGCGACCAGATCATGACGATGGGCTTCCGCGAAGCGTTCAAGGCCGGCATCTCGTTCGGCAAGGACGACATGGTCATCCCCGACACCAAGTGGGAGCTCGTCGACGAGGCGCGCGATCAGGTGAAGGAGTTCGAACAGCAGTACATGGACGGCCTGATTACCCAGGGCGAAAAGTACAACAAGGTGATCGACTCGTGGTCGAAGGTGAACGACAAGGTCACCGACGCCATGATGGGCACGATCTCGGCCTCCAAGCGGGACGAGGCGGGCGCAGAGATGGAGCCGAACTCGGTCTACATGATGGCCCACTCCGGTGCCCGTGGCTCGGTCACCCAGATGAAGCAGTTGGGCGGCATGCGCGGCCTGATGGCCAAGCCGAACGGCGAAATCATCGAGACGCCGATCATCTCGAACTTCAAGGAAGGTCTGACCGTTCTTGAATACTTCAACTCCACCCACGGTGCCCGTAAGGGTCTGTCGGATACGGCTCTGAAGACGGCGAACTCGGGTTACCTGACCCGTCGTCTCGTGGACGTGGCGCAGGATTGCATCGTGCGTCTGGATGATTGCGGCACCGAGAACACGATCAAGGCCGAAGCGGCCGTCAACGACGGTGAAGTCGTGGCGTCCCTGGCCGAGCGTATTCTGGGCCGGACCGCGGGTGAGGATGTCTTCATTCCGGGTACGGAAGAGATCATCGTCTCCAAGGGCGAGCTGATCGACGAGCGCAAGGCCGATGCGGTGGAAGCCGCGGGTGTCACCACCATGCAGATGCGTTCGCCGCTGACCTGTGAGGCGGAAGAGGGCGTTTGCGCGACGTGTTACGGTCGTGACCTTGCACGCGGTACGAAGGTGAACACCGGCGAAGCCGTGGGCATCATCGCGGCGCAGTCGATTGGTGAGCCGGGTACACAGCTGACGATGCGGACCTTCCACATCGGCGGCGTTGCCCAGGGTGGTCAGCAGTCGTTCCAGGAAGTGAACGTCGACGGCAAGGTCGAATTCCGCAACGCCAACCTGCTGAAGAACGCAGCTGGCGAAAGCGTCGTCATGGGCCGGAACATGGTACTGGCGATCCTGGACGAGCAGGGCTCCGAGCGGGCCTCGTTCAAGCTCGGCTACGGTACCAATGTGCTTGTCGAAGACGGCGCGATGGTCTCCCGTGGCGACCGTCTGTTTGAATGGGATCCCTATACCCTGCCGATCATCGCGGAAGCTGCCGGTACGGCGAAGTTTGTCGATCTGATCTCGGGGATCTCGATCCGCGACGAGACGGACGATGCGACCGGCATGACCCAGAAGATCGTCTCGGATTGGCGCACTGCCCCCAAAGGCAACGAGCTGAAGCCCGAGATCATCATCGCCGACGACGACGGTGAGCCGATGCGCAACGAGCAGGGCAACCCGGTGATCTACACGATGTCGGTGGATGCGATCCTCTCGATCGAAGAAGGTCAGGCGATCAAGGCCGGTGACGTGATTGCGCGTATCCCGCGGGAAGGTGCGAAGACGAAGGACATTACCGGTGGTCTGCCGCGTGTGGCCGAACTCTTCGAAGCACGTCGTCCCAAGGATCACGCGATCATCGCCGAGATCGACGGTTATGTGAAATTCGGCCGTGACTTCAAGAACAAGCGCCGGATCGGCATTGTTCCTGCGGACGAAAGCCTCGAGCCCGTGGAATACATGGTGCCCAAGGGCAAGCATATCCCCGTTGCCGAAGGCGACTTCGTGCAGGTTGGTGACTACATCATGGACGGCAACCCCGCGCCGCACGACATCCTCGCGGTGTTGGGTGTCGAGGCTCTGGCCGATTACATGATCGCCGAGGTGCAGGACGTGTACCGACTGCAGGGCGTGAAGATCAACGATAAGCACATCGAGGTTATCGTTCGTCAGATGCTCCAGAAGTGGGAGATCCAGGACTCCGGCGAGACCACGCTGCTCAAGGGCGAGCATGTCGACAAGGCCGAGTTCGTGGCTGCCAACGAGAAGGCGGTCCGCGACGGTCGTCGTCCGGCACAGGGCGAACCGATCCTTCTGGGTATCACCAAGGCGTCGCTGCAGACCCGCAGCTTCATCTCTGCCGCGTCCTTCCAAGAAACCACGCGCGTGCTGACCGAGGCTTCGGTTCAGGGCAAGCGGGACAAGCTGGTCGGTCTGAAAGAGAACGTCATCGTGGGTCGTCTGATCCCGGCGGGCACCGGTGGTGCGACGCAAGAGGTCGAGCGGATTGCAAAGAGCCGTGACCAGAAGGTCGTCGACGCCGCGCAGGCCGAAGCCGAAGCCGCCGCAGCTCTTGCTGCTCCGGTCGAGGAAGAGCCCACGCCTGAGGGTGACACTGCCGAATAA
- the rpoB gene encoding DNA-directed RNA polymerase subunit beta, whose amino-acid sequence MAQTYAGQKRIRKFYGKIREVLEMPNLIEVQKSSYDLFLKSGDQMEPMDGEGIKGVFQSVFPIKDFNETAILEFVKYELETPKFDVEECQQRDLTYAAPLKVTLRLIVFDIDEDTGAKSVKDIKEQDVFMGDMPLMTPNGTFVVNGTERVIVSQMHRSPGVFFDHDKGKTHSSGKLLFACRIIPYRGSWLDFEFDAKDIVFSRIDRRRKLPVTTLLYALGLDQEGIMDAYYDTVTYKMVKGEGWSTKFFPERVRGTRPTADLVDANTGEVIAEAGKKVTPRAVKKWIDEGQIENLLVPFDGIIGRYAAKDIINEETGAIYVEAGDELTWEIGKDGEVSGGTLKELIDAGITEIPVLDIDNVNVGPYIRNTLAVDKNINRESALMDIYRVMRPGEPPTVEAASTLFDQLFFDSERYDLSAVGRVKMNMRLDLDAEDTMRTLRKEDIISCVKALVELRDGRGDIDDIDHLGNRRVRSVGELMENQYRVGLLRMERAIKERMSSVEIDTVMPQDLINAKPAAAAVREFFGSSQLSQFMDQTNPLSEVTHKRRLSALGPGGLTRERAGFEVRDVHPTHYGRMCPIETPEGPNIGLINSLATYARVNKYGFIETPYRRVNDAVVTDDVVYMSATEEMRHTVAQANANLDENGRFVNDMVNTRMSGEYTLNPREAIDLIDVSPKQLVSVAASLIPFLENDDANRALMGSNMQRQAVPLLQADAPFVGTGIEAVVAKDSGAAIMAKRGGVIDQVDAQRIVIRATEDLELGDAGVDIYRLRKFQRSNQNTCINQRPLVKVGDTVGKGEVIADGPSTDIGELALGKNVIVAFMPWNGYNYEDSILISERISRDDVFTSIHIEEFEVAARDTKLGPEEITRDIPNVGEEALRNLDEAGIVYIGAEVEPGDILVGKITPKGESPMTPEEKLLRAIFGEKASDVRDTSLRVKPGDYGTIVEVRVFNRHGVEKDERALQIEREEVERLARDRDDELVILERNIYARLRGMILGKTAVKGPKGVKPNTVITEDLLDGQLSRGQWWQLALEDEQDAAHIEALNQQFDAQKRALDHRFEDKVEKVRRGDDLPPGVMKMVKVFIAVKRKLQPGDKMAGRHGNKGVISKVVPMEDMPFLADGTPVDFVLNPLGVPSRMNVGQILETHMGWAARGMGLQIDEALDEYRRSGDMTPVRDALKIAYGDEVYEEAFASRDEDSLLEAAGNVTKGVPIATPVFDGAKEADVNDALIRAGFSTSGQSKLFDGRTGEQFAREVTVGVKYLLKLHHLVDDKIHARSTGPYSLVTQQPLGGKAQFGGQRFGEMEVWALEAYGAAYTLQEMLTVKSDDVAGRTKVYESIVKGEDNFEAGVPESFNVLVKEVRGLGLNMELLDAEGEE is encoded by the coding sequence ATGGCGCAAACTTACGCAGGCCAGAAACGAATCCGCAAATTCTACGGTAAAATCCGCGAAGTGCTGGAAATGCCGAACCTGATCGAGGTTCAGAAGTCGTCCTACGACCTGTTCCTGAAGTCGGGCGATCAGATGGAGCCGATGGACGGCGAAGGCATCAAGGGTGTCTTCCAGTCGGTTTTCCCGATCAAGGATTTCAACGAAACCGCGATCCTCGAGTTCGTCAAGTACGAGCTGGAGACGCCGAAGTTCGATGTTGAGGAGTGCCAGCAGCGCGACCTCACCTATGCCGCGCCCCTCAAGGTGACGCTGCGGCTCATCGTGTTCGATATCGATGAGGACACCGGCGCGAAGTCCGTCAAGGACATCAAGGAACAAGACGTGTTCATGGGCGACATGCCCCTGATGACGCCGAACGGCACCTTCGTCGTGAACGGCACCGAGCGTGTGATCGTATCCCAGATGCACCGCTCCCCCGGCGTGTTCTTCGACCACGACAAGGGCAAGACCCATTCCTCGGGCAAGCTGCTCTTTGCCTGCCGCATCATCCCCTACCGCGGCTCTTGGCTGGACTTCGAGTTCGACGCCAAGGACATCGTCTTCTCGCGCATCGACCGTCGTCGCAAGCTGCCTGTGACCACCCTGCTTTACGCTCTGGGTCTGGACCAGGAAGGCATCATGGATGCCTATTACGACACCGTCACCTACAAGATGGTCAAAGGCGAAGGCTGGTCCACGAAGTTCTTCCCCGAGCGGGTTCGTGGCACCCGTCCGACGGCGGACCTCGTCGACGCCAACACCGGTGAAGTGATCGCCGAGGCCGGCAAGAAGGTCACCCCCCGCGCGGTCAAGAAGTGGATCGACGAGGGCCAGATCGAGAACCTGCTGGTGCCCTTCGACGGCATCATCGGGCGCTATGCGGCCAAGGATATCATCAACGAGGAAACCGGTGCGATCTACGTCGAAGCCGGTGACGAGTTGACGTGGGAAATCGGCAAGGACGGCGAAGTCAGCGGCGGTACGCTGAAAGAGCTGATCGACGCGGGCATCACCGAGATCCCCGTGCTCGACATCGATAACGTCAACGTCGGTCCCTACATCCGCAACACGCTGGCCGTGGACAAGAACATCAACCGCGAATCCGCGCTGATGGACATCTACCGCGTCATGCGTCCGGGCGAGCCGCCCACCGTTGAAGCCGCGTCGACCCTGTTCGACCAGCTCTTCTTCGACAGCGAGCGTTACGACCTCTCGGCCGTGGGCCGGGTGAAGATGAACATGCGTCTCGATCTGGACGCGGAAGACACCATGCGCACCCTGCGCAAGGAAGACATCATCTCCTGCGTCAAGGCGCTGGTGGAGCTGCGCGATGGCCGCGGCGACATCGACGACATCGACCACCTCGGCAACCGCCGGGTGCGGTCGGTTGGCGAGCTGATGGAGAACCAGTATCGCGTGGGTCTCCTGCGCATGGAGCGCGCGATCAAGGAGCGTATGTCCTCCGTCGAGATCGACACGGTCATGCCGCAGGACCTGATCAACGCCAAGCCCGCGGCTGCCGCCGTGCGCGAGTTCTTCGGCTCTTCGCAGCTGTCGCAGTTCATGGACCAGACGAACCCGCTTTCGGAAGTGACGCACAAGCGTCGTCTCTCCGCGCTCGGGCCGGGTGGTCTGACCCGCGAGCGTGCGGGCTTTGAGGTCCGCGACGTTCACCCTACCCACTATGGTCGGATGTGCCCGATTGAAACGCCGGAAGGTCCGAACATCGGCCTGATCAACTCGTTGGCGACCTATGCTCGCGTGAACAAGTACGGCTTCATCGAGACCCCCTACCGCCGCGTGAACGACGCCGTTGTCACCGACGACGTGGTCTACATGTCCGCGACCGAGGAAATGCGTCACACCGTGGCGCAGGCGAACGCCAACCTCGATGAGAACGGCCGTTTCGTGAACGACATGGTCAACACGCGGATGTCCGGGGAATACACGCTGAACCCCCGCGAGGCGATCGACCTGATCGACGTGTCGCCCAAGCAGTTGGTCTCCGTCGCCGCATCGCTGATCCCGTTCCTCGAGAACGACGACGCCAACCGCGCCCTCATGGGCTCGAACATGCAACGTCAGGCCGTGCCGCTTCTGCAAGCGGACGCGCCCTTCGTGGGCACCGGGATCGAGGCCGTCGTGGCCAAGGACTCCGGCGCTGCGATCATGGCCAAGCGTGGCGGTGTCATCGACCAGGTCGACGCACAGCGTATCGTGATCCGGGCGACCGAAGACCTCGAGTTGGGTGACGCGGGCGTGGACATCTACCGTCTGCGCAAGTTCCAGCGCTCGAACCAGAACACCTGCATCAACCAGCGTCCGCTGGTGAAGGTGGGTGACACGGTCGGCAAGGGCGAAGTGATCGCCGACGGTCCCTCCACGGACATCGGTGAACTGGCGCTCGGCAAGAACGTGATCGTCGCGTTCATGCCGTGGAACGGCTACAACTACGAGGACTCGATCCTGATCTCCGAGCGGATCTCGCGCGATGACGTCTTCACCTCGATCCACATCGAGGAATTCGAAGTCGCCGCCCGTGACACGAAGCTTGGACCGGAAGAGATCACCCGTGACATTCCCAACGTCGGCGAGGAAGCGCTCCGGAACCTCGACGAGGCGGGCATCGTCTACATCGGCGCCGAAGTGGAGCCGGGTGACATTCTCGTCGGCAAGATCACCCCGAAGGGCGAGAGCCCGATGACGCCGGAAGAAAAGCTTCTGCGCGCCATCTTCGGTGAAAAGGCCTCGGACGTTCGTGACACCTCGCTGCGCGTGAAGCCCGGCGACTACGGCACGATCGTGGAAGTGCGCGTCTTCAACCGCCACGGTGTGGAGAAGGACGAACGTGCCCTTCAGATCGAGCGGGAAGAAGTCGAGCGTCTGGCCCGTGACCGGGACGACGAGCTGGTGATCCTCGAGCGGAACATCTACGCCCGTCTGCGCGGCATGATCCTTGGCAAGACGGCTGTGAAAGGCCCGAAAGGCGTGAAGCCCAACACGGTCATCACGGAAGACCTGCTGGACGGTCAGCTGTCCCGCGGCCAGTGGTGGCAGCTTGCTCTGGAAGACGAGCAGGACGCGGCTCACATCGAAGCCCTGAACCAGCAGTTCGACGCGCAGAAGCGCGCGCTCGATCACCGGTTCGAGGACAAGGTCGAGAAAGTCCGTCGCGGCGACGATCTGCCCCCGGGCGTGATGAAGATGGTCAAGGTCTTCATCGCCGTGAAGCGCAAGCTTCAGCCGGGCGACAAGATGGCCGGTCGTCACGGAAACAAGGGTGTGATCTCGAAAGTGGTGCCGATGGAGGACATGCCGTTCCTCGCAGACGGTACCCCGGTCGACTTCGTGCTCAACCCGCTCGGCGTGCCTTCGCGGATGAACGTCGGTCAGATCCTTGAAACCCACATGGGTTGGGCCGCGCGCGGCATGGGTCTGCAGATCGACGAGGCACTCGACGAATATCGCCGCTCCGGCGACATGACCCCGGTGCGCGATGCTCTGAAGATCGCTTACGGCGACGAGGTCTATGAAGAGGCCTTCGCGTCCCGCGACGAGGACTCGCTGCTCGAGGCCGCTGGCAACGTCACCAAGGGCGTTCCGATTGCAACGCCCGTCTTCGACGGTGCGAAGGAAGCGGACGTGAACGATGCGCTGATCCGCGCGGGCTTCTCCACCTCGGGCCAGTCGAAACTGTTCGACGGTCGTACCGGTGAGCAATTCGCCCGTGAGGTGACGGTGGGTGTCAAATACCTGCTGAAGCTGCACCACCTTGTCGACGACAAGATCCACGCCCGTTCCACGGGACCGTACTCGCTCGTTACGCAACAGCCGTTGGGTGGTAAGGCGCAGTTCGGTGGTCAGCGCTTCGGTGAGATGGAGGTCTGGGCTCTGGAAGCTTACGGCGCCGCCTACACCCTGCAGGAGATGCTGACGGTGAAGTCGGATGACGTGGCAGGCCGGACCAAGGTCTACGAGAGCATCGTCAAGGGTGAGGACAACTTCGAGGCCGGCGTACCGGAATCGTTCAACGTTCTCGTCAAAGAGGTCCGCGGCCTGGGCCTCAACATGGAACTCCTGGATGCGGAGGGTGAGGAGTGA